GGGAGCGTGATCCTGCTCAGCACATAGCGCAGATAGTCGGCAGTGGGCTTACCAGGACGGATGCCAGGGATGAAGCCGCCGAACTTCTTCATCTCATCGGCACGCTCGTCGGGGTTGAAGGTGATCGACACGTAGAAGTACGTGAAGAAAATGATCAGGCCGAAGTAGATGGCGATGTAGACCGGGTCGCTCGGGTCGGACAGATAGGTGCCGACGAATTTGTCCCACCAGCTGTTGCCCACGCCGCCGCTGCCGCTGCGGATCAGCTGCGTGATGAGGTGCGGGATGTAGATCAACGACGAGGCGAAGATGACGGGGATAACGCCGGCCTGGTTGACCTTGAGCGGCAGGTAGGTCGAGGTGCCGCCGTACATGCGTCGACCCACCATGCGCTTGGCGTACTGCACCGGGATCCGGCGCTGGCCCTGCTCGACGAACACGACGCCGACGATGATGATCAGCGCGGCCGCACAGACGGCGGCGAAGATCATGCCGCCGCGGCTGTCCAGAATGGTCTTGCCTTCCGCCGGGATGCGTGCGGCGATACCTACGAAGATGAGCAGGGACATGCCGTTGCCGATGCCGCGCTCGGTGATCAGCTCGCCCATCCACATGACCAGCGCCGCCCCGCTGGTCATCACCAACACGATGACGACCAGGGTGAAGATGCTCTGATCGGCGATGATGTCTAGCGAGCACCCCTGTAGCAGGCCGCCATTGGCCGCCAGCGCCACGATGCTGGTGGCCTGCAGGATGGCCAGCGCGATCGCCAGGTACCGGGTGTACTGGGTCATCTTGGCCTGGCCGGACTGACCCTCCTTGCGCAATTCCTCGAACCGCGGGATCACCACGGTGAGCAACTGCACGATGATGCTGGCGGTGATGTAGGGCATGACGCCCACCGCGAACACCGTGAGCTTGAGCAGCGCGCCCCCGGAGAACAGATTGATCAACGAATAGATCTGCCCGGCCTCGCCGCCGCTGGCTTCTTTGATGCACTGCTGAACGTTCGGAAAGTTCACCCCGGGCGACGGAAGTGCGGCGCCCAGGCGATACAGCACGACGATGCCGAGCGTGAAAAGAATCTTCCGTCTCAAGTCGACTGTTCGCAGCGACGAGATGAAAGCCGAAAGCACTCTATCCTCCTGCGCGGCCGGGGGTCATCCTGCAGTACGCGCGCTCAACACCCGCAGGCCAGGACGTACGGCGTCACGCGTCAAATCGTGTACGAGACTAACAGCTGGTGAGACCGAATCCTTAAATGGGCGGCCTGGGGCAGTACCGAAAGGGTCGGAAAAAATTCAGAAAGCCGACAGCCATGAGGCGTAGAGTTTTGATGGCTCGTTGCATTTGCTAAGTATCAATATGAGCGTCGAGAGCGGCGTCGACGTGCGGCGACCAGCGGACGGAAACCAGCAGACGGAAAGAGTGCACCATGACACGGACTGATCAAGACAGTTGGGATTTGGCTTCCAGCGTCGGCGCCACGGCAACCATGGTCGCGGCTGCACGCGCGGTGGCCAGCAACGACGCGAATCCGATCATCAACGACCCGTTCGCCGCTCCCCTGGTGCGGGCGGTCGGGCTCGACTTCTTCCGGCGCGTCGTCGACGGTGAGATCAGCGCCGCAGACGAGCCCGAGGATGGCGACGGGGACCTCCAGTTGGAGACGGACTCGATCGCGGTGCGCACCCGCTTTTTCGATGACTTCTTCCTCAATGCGGCCCGGGACGGGATCCGCCAGGCGGTGATCCTGGCCGCCGGTCTCGACGCGCGCGCATACCGGTTGTCCTGGCCGAACGGCGGCGTGGTGTACGAAGTCGATCAACCCCAAGTCATCGAGTTCAAGACCGCCACAATGGCGCGCCTGGGTGCCGCGCCGGCCACCGACCGGCGCACCGTCAGCGTCGACCTGCGCGACGACTGGCCCGCGGCGTTGCGCAACAGCGGATTCGACGTGAGCCAACCGACGTCGTGGAGCGCCGAGGGGCTGCTCATGTACCTGCCGCCCGAGGCGCAGGACCGGCTGTTCGACAACATCACCGCACTGTCCGCCCCGGGCAGCAAGCTGGCCACCGAATACCACCCCGACAACGACACGACGATGTCCGAACGGGCCCAGGAGTTCAACCAGCGGTGGGCGAAGTTGGGCTGCGACGTCGACCTGTCCGGGTTGTTCTTCGACGGCGAGCGCAGCAACGTGGTGGAGTATCTGACCGAGCACGGCTGGCAGGTGAGCTCCCGGCCCCGGCGCGAACTGTTCACCGATTACGGCCGCGAGTTGTCCGATCGCGAGACCCAGCTGCGCAACATCGTCTCCGTCACCGCGACGCTGCGTTAGGGCCGTCGCATGACCACCGAGAGCAGCGATACCAAGCGATTTGATGGCGACACGTGGGATTTGGCGTCCAGCGTGGGAGCCACCGCCACCGCGGTGGCCGCCCGCCGGGCCATGGCGTCCAAAGGCCCCAATCCGCTGATCGACGATCCGTTCGCCGAGCCACTGGTCAACGCCGTCGGCGTGCAGGCATTCATCCGCATGATGAACGGCGAACTCGAAACGCCCGACGATGATCCCGCCTTCAGCCCGCAGCGCCTCAGCGAGGGCATGGCCGTGCGAACGCGCTACTTCGACGACTTCTTCCTCGAGGCCGTCGGAGCCGGACTGCGCCAAGCGGTCATCCTCGCGTCCGGGCTCGATACCCGCGGCTACCGGTTGCCGTGGCCGCCGGGGACCGTGCTTTACGAAATCGACCAGCCGAAAGTGATCGATTTCAAGACCCGGACATTGGCCGAGCTGGGTGCCGCACCGATAGCGGAGCGCCGGGCGGTGGCGGTGGACCTGCGCGACGACTGGCCAACTGCTTTGCGCGCCAACGGATTCGACTCAGCCCAACCGACCGCGTGGATCGCCGAAGGACTGCTGGGCTATCTGCCGCCGGACGCCCAGGATCGGCTGTTCGACAACATCACCGCGCTGTCGTGCACCGGCAGCCGGATCGGCACCGGCTACGTTCCCGACATTCCCGACCGGGTGCGCAAGCGAGGCCGTGAGCTCAGTGAGCGTTGGCGCCGCATGGGACTGGACCTGAACTGGTCGGAACTCGTCTACGACGGCGAACGCAATGACGTGGTGGCCTACCTCGACCAGCTGGGCTGGGAAACCACGGTCCGGACCACGCCGGAGATGTACGCGCACAACGGTTTCGAATTTCCCGCTGACCCCTCCGCGGCGGCTTTCGGTGACATCAGATATGTGACGGCAACGTTAGGGAGTCGATCGTGACGCGCACCGACCAAGACACCTGGGACCTGGCCTCGAGCGTGGGCGCGACAGCGACCTGGGTGGCCGCCGCCCGGGCTCTGGCCAGCAAGCGGGCCGACGCGCTGATCGACGATCCGTTCGCCGACCCACTGGTCCGCGCGGTGGGCAAGGATTTCTTCATCGGCGTGCTGGACGGCGAGATCACCGACAACAGTGGCGATATCGACCCCGAGGTCGACCCGGAAGCGGAATACAACCTGCGGCGGATGGTCAACATGATGGCCGTGCGAACGCGCCATTTCGACGACTTCTTTCTCACCGCCGCTGCCGCGGGGGTGCGCCAGGCCGTCATCTTGGCCGCGGGCCTGGACTCGCGAGCCTACCGGTTGGCCTGGCCCGCGGGCACCGTCGTGTACGAAGTCGATCAGCCGGCGGTCGTCGAATTCAAGACCACGACGCTGGCGAATCTGGGCGCCGAACCCACCGCGCAGCGCCGGACGGTTGCCGTCGACCTTCGCGATGATTGGGTAAGTGCGTTGCACCGCAACGGCTTCGACGCGGACAAGCCCACGGCGTGGAGCGCCGAAGGACTGCTGATGTATCTGCCGCCGGAAGCGCAGGACCGACTTTTCGACGCGATCACCGCGGTCAGCGCGCCGGGCAGCCGGCTGGCGACCGAATACCATCGCGACGGCAGCATGCCGCTGTTGGAACGACGCGCGAAAGCGATGGCCAACCGCTGGGGTCGGTTGGGTCTCGATGTCGACGTGTCGGCACTCGTCTACTACGGCGAGCGCACCCCGGCCGCGGACTACCTGAGCGCGCAGGGCTGGACGGTTTCCACCTGTACCCGCGCCGACATGTTCGCCGAGGCGGGTCTGTCTGTGTCGCCGGGGGAGAGCATGGAATCGCTGCAGAACAGCATCGCCGTCACCGCCGTGCTGCGATAACCCCGCGATCAGGCCGGTTTGGCCGCGGGGGCGCGCACCACCAACGGCACGGCGGGAAAGCACCACGCCAGCTCCGAGCGAGACTTGCGCAGCGCCGCCGTGCCGTAACCCTTCTTCCGGTGGTCGGGGTGAATCCAGATGCGGACGTCGACCTCCCCGCGGACCAGCTCACCGAACACCATTCCGACCTTCTCGCCGGAATCCACGGCGACGAACCAGGCGGCCTCCTCGTCGTCGACGCGGCGCAGCGCTGCCCGGATCTCGTCGTCGAGATTGCCTGCGGGCCCGCCCGATCCATCACCGGCGAAGCCGATGTCCTGGGTGCGGACGGCGAACAGGTCGCGGTCCGCGGTGGCGGAGAACGGCCGTAGCTCGAGGTTGTCCCCCGAGCTCGCCGGCCGCTCGCCGAGGGTGAAACTCAGCTGCTTGTTCAGGTCCTCGAGTTCGGCAAGAATCTTGCGTCGCGAGTCGATGGTGAGCTGCTCGAAGGACATCCCCATCACCGCTTCCGCGGCGAGGTGGGAGGTGTCGAGGAGCTTGACGATCCCGTCGACCGCGGCTTCCTTGCTCTCCGACTCCACCACCAGATCGGCGATTTCGTGCCGGCGTTCAAGCGCTTTCAACAACGCGTCGGCGATCTCTCGGCGGGCGGCTTTGCGATCCTGGTCAGTCATTGCACCAGCCTAGAACGCCGCGGACATTAGCGCGCCAGATCTCATGGCGGCGGCCGGCATGATTGCTCGCCCAGCGCCAGGAAGCGCCGGTACCGGCCCTCGACCGAGCCCACCCACGCGGGGTCGGGGTCGACGACGCGGTCCGTGCAGGCCCAGCGGCCGGCGTCGATGATCGACGTTTCCAGGCCGGCCGCCATCCGGCCCAGAAAGGCCGCCCCCAGCGCCGCGCCCTCGGGCACCCCGGATACCGTCACCGGCCGGCCGGTGGCATCGGCGATGGCCTGCATCCATGGCGCCAGGCGGGTGCCGCCACCGGTGGCCACGATGCGCGAGACCGGCGCACCGCTGAGTTCGATGAGCTGACGGACCACGAAACCGGAGGCTTCGTAGGCGGCCCTGCGCAGCGCGGTGCCGTCGTGGGTGAGGTCGACCGCGTCGAGGACGGCCCGCCGGTGCGGGTCGTGGAAGGGGGTGCGTTCGCCGCGGATGTAGGGCGACCAGACCGGCACCCGGTGTGGATCCAGGGCGCCGGGCGTGCCCGGGGCGATGACGCGATCGACCCAGCCGAGGAACAGTCCACCGGCGTTGCTGGCGCCGCCGATCAGGCTCTTGCCAGCCGTGGTGTGCGGGATGGTCCATAACCCCGGCACGTGGCGCGCCTCGGGGACGGTCACCCACACGATCAGCGTGGTGCCGCACATGACCAGGGCGTCGCCGTCTCGATCGGCACCCGACACCATCTGCTCACACAGGGCATCGACCGCGCCCACCCCCAGCACTGCACCGGTGCCACGCACCTGCCCTGCCGCCGCCCCGATCGTCTGCACTTGCGGCATCTGTGTGACGGCGGCGCCGCGCTCGGCGCAGGCCGCCGGGTCCCAACCGGTCCCGTCGAACAGCGGGAATGAGGTGGCCGCGGTGGCGAAGTCGAGCACCGCGTCGCCCGTCAGGGCATGGTTGGCCACCGCCGGCGCGGGCCAGTATCCGGCCGCGCCGGGTACTTCGGCGGCCATCCAGCGCAAAAATTCGGCGGCCTCGCCCAACGCCGGGACCGGCTGGTCGCCCGCCACCCGGCCACGCTCGTCGCCGTAGAGCAGCCCGGGCGCCAGCGGCCGGCCCGCCGAATCGACGGCCGTCAGCGAGGGCACCATGGCCGACACTGCGACGGCGCGCACCTGCGGGCCGGGCAGCAGCCGGTGCAGTCGGTCCAGGGCCGCCAACGTGCCACGCCGCCATGCCTCCTCGGCGTCATGCTCGAGCCGGTCGGGCGTCGGCACCCGCACCTGGTGCGGGATGCGCGCCCGTGCCGTCACTCGGCCATCGGCGTCGGCAGCAACCGCCTTGACCGCGGTGGTGCCGATGTCGATGCCGATCGTGACGCCATTACGTGACACTGGCGTCACCGTACGCCAGCATTGGCATTCGTGACACCACCACGCGCCCTGGTGACGGCCCCATTACGCGGTCCGGGATTCGCCAAATTGCAGCAGCTGGCCGACGTGGTCTATGACCCCTGGATAAGTGAGATGGGCCAGGCCCCGCTGCGGATCTACAGTCCCGAGCAGTTGGCCGAGCGGATCGACAGCGAAGGCGCCGACATCGTTGTGGTGGAGAGTGACTCGGTGCGCGGCCCGGTGCTGG
This Mycobacterium simiae DNA region includes the following protein-coding sequences:
- a CDS encoding xylulokinase is translated as MSRNGVTIGIDIGTTAVKAVAADADGRVTARARIPHQVRVPTPDRLEHDAEEAWRRGTLAALDRLHRLLPGPQVRAVAVSAMVPSLTAVDSAGRPLAPGLLYGDERGRVAGDQPVPALGEAAEFLRWMAAEVPGAAGYWPAPAVANHALTGDAVLDFATAATSFPLFDGTGWDPAACAERGAAVTQMPQVQTIGAAAGQVRGTGAVLGVGAVDALCEQMVSGADRDGDALVMCGTTLIVWVTVPEARHVPGLWTIPHTTAGKSLIGGASNAGGLFLGWVDRVIAPGTPGALDPHRVPVWSPYIRGERTPFHDPHRRAVLDAVDLTHDGTALRRAAYEASGFVVRQLIELSGAPVSRIVATGGGTRLAPWMQAIADATGRPVTVSGVPEGAALGAAFLGRMAAGLETSIIDAGRWACTDRVVDPDPAWVGSVEGRYRRFLALGEQSCRPPP
- a CDS encoding GNAT family N-acetyltransferase, translating into MTDQDRKAARREIADALLKALERRHEIADLVVESESKEAAVDGIVKLLDTSHLAAEAVMGMSFEQLTIDSRRKILAELEDLNKQLSFTLGERPASSGDNLELRPFSATADRDLFAVRTQDIGFAGDGSGGPAGNLDDEIRAALRRVDDEEAAWFVAVDSGEKVGMVFGELVRGEVDVRIWIHPDHRKKGYGTAALRKSRSELAWCFPAVPLVVRAPAAKPA
- a CDS encoding class I SAM-dependent methyltransferase; the protein is MTRTDQDTWDLASSVGATATWVAAARALASKRADALIDDPFADPLVRAVGKDFFIGVLDGEITDNSGDIDPEVDPEAEYNLRRMVNMMAVRTRHFDDFFLTAAAAGVRQAVILAAGLDSRAYRLAWPAGTVVYEVDQPAVVEFKTTTLANLGAEPTAQRRTVAVDLRDDWVSALHRNGFDADKPTAWSAEGLLMYLPPEAQDRLFDAITAVSAPGSRLATEYHRDGSMPLLERRAKAMANRWGRLGLDVDVSALVYYGERTPAADYLSAQGWTVSTCTRADMFAEAGLSVSPGESMESLQNSIAVTAVLR
- a CDS encoding class I SAM-dependent methyltransferase, with protein sequence MTRTDQDSWDLASSVGATATMVAAARAVASNDANPIINDPFAAPLVRAVGLDFFRRVVDGEISAADEPEDGDGDLQLETDSIAVRTRFFDDFFLNAARDGIRQAVILAAGLDARAYRLSWPNGGVVYEVDQPQVIEFKTATMARLGAAPATDRRTVSVDLRDDWPAALRNSGFDVSQPTSWSAEGLLMYLPPEAQDRLFDNITALSAPGSKLATEYHPDNDTTMSERAQEFNQRWAKLGCDVDLSGLFFDGERSNVVEYLTEHGWQVSSRPRRELFTDYGRELSDRETQLRNIVSVTATLR
- the secY gene encoding preprotein translocase subunit SecY, with the translated sequence MLSAFISSLRTVDLRRKILFTLGIVVLYRLGAALPSPGVNFPNVQQCIKEASGGEAGQIYSLINLFSGGALLKLTVFAVGVMPYITASIIVQLLTVVIPRFEELRKEGQSGQAKMTQYTRYLAIALAILQATSIVALAANGGLLQGCSLDIIADQSIFTLVVIVLVMTSGAALVMWMGELITERGIGNGMSLLIFVGIAARIPAEGKTILDSRGGMIFAAVCAAALIIIVGVVFVEQGQRRIPVQYAKRMVGRRMYGGTSTYLPLKVNQAGVIPVIFASSLIYIPHLITQLIRSGSGGVGNSWWDKFVGTYLSDPSDPVYIAIYFGLIIFFTYFYVSITFNPDERADEMKKFGGFIPGIRPGKPTADYLRYVLSRITLPGSIYLGAIAVLPNLFLQIGNAGAVQNLPFGGTAVLIMIGVGLDTVKQIESQLMQRNYEGFLK
- a CDS encoding class I SAM-dependent methyltransferase, which codes for MTTESSDTKRFDGDTWDLASSVGATATAVAARRAMASKGPNPLIDDPFAEPLVNAVGVQAFIRMMNGELETPDDDPAFSPQRLSEGMAVRTRYFDDFFLEAVGAGLRQAVILASGLDTRGYRLPWPPGTVLYEIDQPKVIDFKTRTLAELGAAPIAERRAVAVDLRDDWPTALRANGFDSAQPTAWIAEGLLGYLPPDAQDRLFDNITALSCTGSRIGTGYVPDIPDRVRKRGRELSERWRRMGLDLNWSELVYDGERNDVVAYLDQLGWETTVRTTPEMYAHNGFEFPADPSAAAFGDIRYVTATLGSRS